From the Rhinoraja longicauda isolate Sanriku21f chromosome 5, sRhiLon1.1, whole genome shotgun sequence genome, the window CTGAACAGAACAAAGTTGTGCAGTTCATGTTAAGGGACACAGACTAGAGGAAACAAATACACATATAAATATCCAAAATAATTTTATATGATCCTTTAGGAAAAGGCAATTTTATCTTAAAATAGTAGAGACAACCTATTGAGTGTTATTGACCTTCAATTCTGTTCAATACGGCCAACTTTCCACCAAAACTGAAAATATTTATGGGTACTTGGGAAATATATAAACATTAGTTTTGCTTTAAATTGCTGCCAGTGAAGCTATTAGCAACTGATCTCATAAATTGTAAAATCTAGTGAGCAACGTTTTTTCATTGTCAGGATTTCACTTGTAAACATAGTGCAACAAGCTACTCAAAGGGATTTTTAAAGTGTTCTTGAACCTTCTACCTTCTGGCTAATTCAGCAGAAAATGCTGAGAAATACGAGCTTTCTTGGCGCAGGTGCCACCAACTGCTGGACTTCTCCAGTGGCTATGAACTTGCTGGCTAAGCTCTGCCAGCTCTTTCCTGGGTGCGTTTCCCTGCAGAATTCTGCACACACTGCAATAATGAAACACAAAACTGGCTGAATTTCCCACCATTTGCACTGGGAAATCTATTGGGTAGCAGAGGCACAACCAGATCCCCCCCACCAACACACTTATTCACCTCGCTGAAACCGTTGTCACGTTGAACAACTTCAACTCCACCCACTTCTCTCAAATCAAATTTGTAGCTATGACACTTACAAgggggcgacacagtggtagagttgctgccttacatcgtcagagacccggattcgatcataattatgggtgctggctgtacggagtttgtaccttcaccccatgacggcatgggttttccctgggtgctccagtttcctcccacactacaaagacatacaggtttgaagatgaattggctttggtaaaaatggtaaattgtcccttgtgcgtaggatagtgctattgtacagggatcactagtcagcgccagtgttgcagtgctaatttgagCCGTCACAGGTGCCGGAGTGGcaactgttaaattccccgctagttgaaactccccactgtttattttggctttttttttttacagaggtgccagagcggcgctccggtgagctccagcagcactgcgccccggtcagcatggacaaataggctggaaggcctgtttccgcattataGTTTCTCGAAactacaaaactaaactaaatgagccCAAGCTACGAGTTATGTGCAATGGTCTTTGTTTTAATCCTACCCAGCTCAATTTCCTTGATTCCTTTTTCAGTACATAAATGACTTTCGGTGAagactttaggcacattggccttcagtcatagtattgagtatagaggttgagatgatatgttacagttgtactgaaggcagataaatccccagggccttgaaggcagataaatccccagggcctgatggtctgcatgccagagtactcaaggaggtggccctagaaatcgtggatgcattggtaatcattttccaatgttctctcgactctggatcagttcctgtggactggaaggtagccaatgttactccactttttaagaaaggagggagagagatgcaggaaaaatgttcccgattttgggggagccctgaaccaggggtcacagtttaagaataagggataggccatttaggactgagatgaggaaaaacattttcacccagagagttgtgaatctgtggaattctcagtcaGTGGaattcacagaaggcagtggaggccaattcactagatgttttcaagagaaaagttacatttagctcttagggctaaatgaatcaagggatatggggaaacagccggaacggggtactgattttagatgattagctttgatcatattgaatggcagtcctggctcaaatggcctactcctgcacttatttttctatgatcCTATGTTTACACGACAATGACGAGGCCACATTTggcgtattgtgttcagatttggtcaccccaCCTAAGggtggatgttgttaagctggaaagagtgcagagacgaattacaaggatattgccatgaTTTGaatgcctgagctacagggatagGTCAGGAAagttaggattttattccttggcgtATGGGAGACTGAGggttgatcttctagaggtggaTAGAATCAAGAGGGGGATAGGATTAATATACTGGTAGAATCTCATGAGATTTTCCTTTTCCTTGACTGCCAAGTCCATTTCAAATTCTCTTTCTGGCCTTCTGATTGCCTTCTTAAGTGTACCAGTACACCTATTCACAATAGGATTCACTTGATCACCGCTGGCTAAATCTAATGCATGTCtgagaagttgggccgaagagtccgTTTTAGTGTATGAGCTCCGACTCTAAGGTGCTAGCTCAGTCCCTCAGGTCATGGAGAtatgctcgtaaatcttctctgcactatttccagcttaagaacatctaccctttagcagggtgatcaaaactgaatacaatactccaaatgtcatcgtcttgtacaactgtaacctatcctctcaacttctatactcaatactatgactgatgaaggccaatgtgtcaaaggtCTTCGCCGAAAGTCATTGATGTACTGAAAAAGGAACCAAGGAAATTGGGCTCGGTAGGATTAAAACAAAGACCATTCCACATGActtgtttatagagtcatagagtgatacagtgtggaaacaggccctttggcccaacttgcccacaccagccaacatgtcccactgcactagtcccacctgcctgtgcctggtccataactctccaaacctgtcctatccatgtaccttgtccaactgcttcttaaacgatgggatcgtcccagtctcaactacctcttctgacagcttgttccaaacacccaccaccctctgtgtgaaaaaagtaacccctcggattcctactaaatcttttccccttcaccttgaacctatgtcctctggtcctcgatttccctactctgggcaagagactgtgcatctacccgatctattcctctcatgactttgtacacttctataagatcaccccacatcctcctgcgctccaaggaatagagacccaacctactcagcctctccctatagctcacaccctctggtcctggcaacatcctcataaatcttttctaaaccctttcaagcttgacaatatctttcctataacatggtggccagaactgaacaaaatattctaaatgcagtctcaccaacgtcttatagaactacaacatgacctcccaacttctatacttagtaCTGattgccaatgtgccaaaagccttttcgaccaccttatctacctgcgactcgaccttcaaggaacctgcactcatcgatccctctgctctacgagactcctcagaggcctaccatccactgtgtaggtcctgcccttgttcgaagtcccaaaatgcaacacctcacacttctctgtattaaattccatcaaccattcctcagctcacctggccaatccaccaagatcctgctgcaatctttcacaaccatcttcactatctgcaaaaccattcatttttgtatcatcagcaaacttgctaatcttgccctgcatgttctcatccaaatcataaatgtagatgacaaacagtaatgagcCCAGGATCAAACCCTCAGACACACCTCCAGTTACAGgcttccagtctgagaagcaatcttccaccatcaccctctgcttccttccatgaagccaatttgctatcaatTCAGTtatctctctttggatcccatgcaagAGCAGCCTacaatgcggaaccttgtcgaatgccttactgaaatccatgtacccaaatcttcagctctgccctcattgacttTTCTGGTGGTcttcaaaaaaaatcagatttgtgagacacggcctcccaagtacaaaaccatgctgaccatccctaatcagcccttgcccatccaaatgcatgtataacctatccctcagaaaactctctggtaactttccaactatagatgttaagctcaccggcctacagttcccagaattttcctgcagcccttcttgaaaaggggcacaacatttgccaccctccagtcttccagcacctctgcTGTATTTTAGGACAACTTATAAATTTCAACTAGGGTTCCCGCAATATCCTCTCTAATTTCCCATTTAGTTTTGATTTTTAGTGTATGACACTCTGACTGTGACTCTGGGTCCCATTCGCTGCCACAATTTCCTGATTAGGACCAGATGGTGTAATTGATGCAAAGTGGCCGAATCCTTTTagttaaagtttagagatacagcgcggaaacaggccgatcagcccaccgagtccgagccgaccagcgatccccacatattaacactatcccatacagactagggacaatttacacatacactaagccaattaacctacaaacctgtacgtctttggagtgtgggaggaaaccaaagatctggaagaaaacccacacaggtcacggggagaacgtacaaactccaaacacacagcacctgtagtcgggatcaaacccgggtctccggcgctgcaagcgctgtaagacagcaactctaccgctgcgccaccgtgccgcccttcaacaGGGCAATGTTCAAGGGGTTAACCAGAATTTATTCCTATTGTAATGCCAAATCCTGCAACAAATCTTCTAGCTACTATAACAAAGAGTTTACAAAGGATCCCCAACACTTTGTAACTAGAGATAATTGGTGGGATTAACAAACCCACCTCCCAGCAAGTTAAAGTGAGGTCAGTGAGAGTAACTATACGACCCCTCTTTATTCCAGAATTATGACAGCACAATGTGCAGTCTGGAATCTGCCCATTGTCTTAACTTGAAACAGTTACTGAATTGTTCAATAACTGCAGAAATAATAAGTCTGAAGTTAATTTGTCATCAGACGTTTTACTGTCACAAATAGACTAGCAACCTCAAATGGGAATCACCAGTTATGAAACAACTTTTCAGACGCAACAAAGAAATGAAGACCTTCGGCGTCTGGCACCAACGTCAAGATTTCAGCTGCTGAAACTGAATCACGGGTACTGATGCGATGAATCGTTAGGAAGCCTGTCCGCACTGTAAGTTTGAAGGTCTTCCCATGGTTACATAGACATCAATAGGCACATTGGTAATCGTCAGGCAGTGACTCCCATTGCATCTTCTAAGTTGCCTGTGTATCAAATAATTCCAGTTAATAAGGTAATTAAAACAAAAGGGCATGAAACAATAACATTAACAATGACATTTTTTAATCATACACAAAATGGCGAGAGGAAAAAAAGACCTATAATTAGAATTTTTTATGGCTTATTTCAGTCATTTTACGAATAATCACTATAATTAATATTCCTGAGAAAACGGTTATAAAAATCAAGATAATATTCATattttttggggggaggggggttcaaATTGCTTTAATTAATTACTTTTTAGAAAATtgttataaaaatatcatattgTCAATTGAcgtaaaataaatgaaaatatattGTGATTAAATACAAAAGCTCAACTGGCGAATCAGAACACAAGTAGCATAAGAAAACTCACTGCGTATTCAATATGTTGACCAATATGCTTGCATGACTCCAAGTGAAGCACTTGAGGAATCTGCAACCACTAGCAGACTTATTCAATGCGAGTGCAAACTCCTTTTTGCATGGGACAAATAGTAATAGCTGCTAGAACGGTGGCATCACATCTGGCTCTGTTGAACAGCTGGGTGGAGCTAAGTCTAGGTGAGCAATTGTGATAAGGGGCTCTTGATAGAGGTATTTCTATGGCGGCAAGCAAGACTCCAAAATGGTGCCATGGTCAAGAATATCTCTGAGCAGTCACAGGGGATTCTGAGAGGGCAGGAAAAGCAACCAGAGTCCTTCATCCATTATGATGCCAATGACATAAGTTGGAAGTATCATACAAATAGAATTTTGGGAGAAGGGTAGCAATTTAACAAGAAGACCTCAAGGGTTGTCATCTCAGGGTTATTACCCATATCACACATTCATCTATAGGAATGATGTcagtaagctggaaagggtgcaaaaaaagaTTCACAGGGATGTTATCATGAGTGCAGAGCTTAAGTAAAAGGCAGAGCCTGGATAGGCTGGTGCTTTTTCCTTGGAGGGTAgaaagctgaggggtgacttaaAGAGGTATATACCACAAAAAGATCAGGgatatagataaggtgaatggtcataGTCTTTCCCTGATTGATCGGGGAGTCCAAAACTTGGCGgcttaggtttacggtgagaggagaAAATCTCAGGAAGGATCCgaggggtggtgtgtatatggaatgagctgacggAGTAAGGGGTAAAATGGATTCAATAACAACGTTTaactgacatttggacaggtacatagatgggaatatttgagagggatatgggccaaatgtaagcAAATGGGACCGTCAGGTAAGTAAATGAGTGGGCAAGGACAAGTTAGGTCAAAGGGCAtaattccatgctgcataactcagTGACTCAATGATAATTCTATAATATAGTGTAAAATGATAAAGGAAATCAAGCAGTCAAGTGGATCCTGTGATAAGATCTTCAGTGCCATATTGAATACcacaaccttttttttcaaacttTCGTCTTATGTCTTTTGACTTTCTATGGATtaaagattttcagaaagctgATGAAATTATTGTGAAATCTAGCTGCGAGGAGTGTCAGAGAATTTTACATTTCCACAAGGCACTTTGACGTTGCCACCCAATGATTGGTGCACACACTATAGGCTTGCAGGTTTGAGGGTAAAACATTATCATGGACTTAATGCTCACAACCTGAAAAAGACCAGAGTGCATCCCATGATTCACCCTTATAGAATTCACAAATCATAACCAAACAAATAGATATTTATGGagcactgtgtgtagttttgcccTCTTTAAAGAAGTACACATATCTTTGGAGATTCACTGTATTACAGAGATACaccgggtggtgccagcaatggctgcctcgccaagtctgtctgtcccttccttctttgttgtttgatagtatgtgttaaatgtatgttttagtgttctttagcttgttttatgcgagggaaacttttttaaatctcttacctcgatggagattaTATTTTTTTCCCTATCGTAGCtctgtccacactgcggcctaacatcgaggagttgggggcctttgctggagaccgacttcgggagttccagccatgggagcctgcggactcacCATCCTGGAGCTtgtgatccctgtcggggatcgactttggtactccaatcgcgggagcctgcggactttatcaTCATGGACCTCACGGTCTCTGTTTAgcgactgacttcgggagctccaagccgcaggagcttcgaccgccctgacgcggtAGCTTCGattgccggctgtgggagctttgtTCGCCCCGactatggatggttcgactgccctgaccgcaggagaataaagaggaagaaaattggacttcattgccttccatcacagtgaggaatgtagggaatccactgtggtggatgtttatgttaacttctaatgtagttgtgtgtcttggtgctttttttagtatggctgtatggcaaatcgaatttcactgtaccttaattggtgcatgtgacaataaactgaccttgaaaccttgattaaTTCCTATGATGAAGAAGTTGTCATATGACTGATGTTTGAAGAGACTAAGCATTTATGGTGTTCAGAAAAATCCCAGCTGATCTCACTGAAACCTAATGCTGAGGTCATTATTGAGATATCCACTTAGAAACAAGATGAGAAGTTTCTATCAGTGAGCAGGAAATCTTTGAAAATACTTTTCCTCAGAAAATCTATAGATGCTGAGTTAGTGAGAATATTCAAATATTATAGGAATTAGTCAGAAAACGGGAGTTATAATCAAAGATCGGATGATTCAATGTCATAACAGGCTCAAGGGACTATTTGGTCCAGTTCTGGTCTTAATTCTTGATCCAAACATCAACATTGTGAAAaatattttctctgcaccctcatCCCAGAACTGGCTGGTATGACAGTCCACTGCTTCTTCCTTGAAAAATCAGTTCACCTCCAGGCACGAGGGTGATGTTCTGTGAACCCTTACACAAGTTATATTTTACATAAGTCGCAATCaccatccccactccctgccagagataaccaagtctgaagaaggctcttgaaccaaaaccttgcctgtccatgtcctccagagatcctgcctgacccactgagttactccagccctttgtgtccgtCACTGAGAGTATTATTTGTCTTAGAGGTGTCCAGCTGCATCCGGGGCACTTACTATGGCGTGAGGCCTTCGGGATAAGCACCACACCCATTGACGGCTTGTGTTCCGCCTTGGCATTGGGGCATTTTCTGTGGCGGGTGGCCTTCTGGACAAGCACCGCTGCCTTTGCCGGCTTGTTTTCGATGTAAACTTGAGTAATCGTAGTgctgtggaaattacaaactgccaAACTTGTTTACATTAGTGTGAGTTTACATAAGTCGCCCATTGCATAAGTCGGAGAGTGCCTGCACACTCACATGGTAGATTTCATTCTACCTCTGAACTTTTCCTTCAACTCCACTCACTTTCTTTAGATCAAATATACAGCTAGGGAAACTCACATGGATGCCTGCCCTCTAGTGGGGTGCGTACTTCTTTCAGTCCCATTTCAGGCCTCCTCTTTCAACATTGTTCGCTACACTGTTGCTGCTCCCTACTCTCCCACAGAACTCAAAAATATATTTGCTTTAGCTGCCAATTTCCACCTTCACATAGTccagctctgtgaggcagcagctccccaGCTACACTCCCGTGCTGCCCATAAGTGCTCTCCAATAATCTTCACACCAACACTTGGTTACATTTAAAGTGATCAATTAGCTCCAAACCTTAAAGCAGCTTTGGTCTTATAATGGTTCAAAGTTCTGAATATCTGAAGTGTGCAAGAGTGTCTGTCCTTGATGTCAAGGCAGCATTTAAAGTGTAGCATCTAGAAGTACAAATAGAACTGAAGTCAATGGCATCAAGGGGAATGCCCTTCAGTGATGAAGTCACTTTGTTCAGCGGACTAAAGAAATTGGTTGATTTTGTTGGAGGTCAGTCCTCCCAGCATCAGGGCATAAACATTCCTTTGTACAAGTTAACATCACCACAGTGGAGATTACAATAGGAAGGAACAAAATGTTTTCCCTTTAACCGTGAAATTTGAGAAATAACCTAGAGAGATAATTAAGGAGGAGGATAAATCAATATCAGATCAGACGATCAGcagaaggaaaaagagaagtaAGCAATTATAAGTGAAATTAAAAACTATTCAAAATCTgtcttcttttaaaaaaaaaaaattcaaagtaaTTCAGAAACTTAGATAAAGTGAACACCATATTGAAAATATTCTACTTTCTATGCAGCAAACAGGATGGGTGTTcattattaattatttaattaagAGCTTTTAATTACTAGACTTTAATTGCCACAGTCTTGCTAAGCAATTAATTAGCAAATGGAGCAACTTCCAAAATCTCATGATGTTGTTCTGTGACAACACTGTTTAATACCCACATAGTATTAAATTACACTGAGTGGAAAAGTCCATCCAGTCGTTCCATAGGCATTGGGAAACTTAGACCTGCAGGTTCTACTGACTGAGCTCTCCAGAGGTCATTGGGATTGAAAAGCTGTGGACCTGCACACGCTGCACCCATCAGCCCGAGATTCCTTCGGATGTCAATGGGACCAGTGGAAGGAAGTGTAAAAGAGAGAGAGACCTGCGCTCTATCTTACCGTCCGTGATGGGGCGAAGGGAGTATCTCAGAGCACGCCTCCCAGTCCGAGGTGGAGCCCATGCGTGGCAGCATGGCTCCCGCTTCACCCTGGCGTTCCACCGACATCAAACTGTCCCCCGCCTCCAGAAATCTCCTGGACTGCACAGCAGTCAATTCACCTGTCATGTTTTTAGCTTACGAGCTGCAGCTGGGATAAGTGGTGGCTGGATTAGAACAAAAATGTTTAAATACAAAGAAATATATATTCAACACACCCCATCCAAAGCTAGAAAATTCCCATTATTTTTGCACACAAACAGGAGCTCATGTATTTGCTTTTGCAACTCAACAAAGAGGGGGTACTTTGAGCAGAAATTAGTCATCTGGTTCTCCCTTTCCGGATAGAATCACAGTTCCCTCGACAATTTGATATTATCTATTCAAACCTCTGAAAAAAAGTGTATTCGTAGTCTTGCATAATTCACATTTACCCCTCATCAACATATTCAACATATTTCATTGCTCCATCAAATACACCTTCTCCAGAGAGCAAAAAAGGTTCCTTCTGCTAAATAAATTAATTGTCTAATGACCTGAATTGAGGAAAAAGGCTGTTAATATTTAACCATGCCTATCTAATCCCAGCCCTCATATAAACAGCCAACCAAACAGCtatgtcatacagcgtggaaacaggatctttggcccaacttgtccatgatgtcccatctacactagtccacctgcccaaatctcttgaaaccatccttgtccatgttgttatagtacctgcctcagctatttcctctggcagctcattccatacatacacatatatatatatatatatatctatataccaccctctgtgtgaaaaaattgtccctcggcttcctattaaatctttccctctcaccttaaacctgtgtccaatGGTTCTCGATTCACATACTCTCagtaaaagactatgtgcattcaccctatctattgccttcatgatttaatacaccttgAAAAAGATcatcttcatcctcctgcgctccaaggattaaatccaagactgtccaacctccccggatagctcaggccatcaagtcgtgggaacatcctcgtaaatcttctctgcactctttccagcttagcaacatcatttcttcagccaaaactgaacacaatattccaaatgtggccttcccAACATCAGGGTTGTGGGGGAGGGACATCAATGTAAAAGGCCGTTACATATTTGATAAGAtaatggaaagatattgtcaagcttgaaaagcttcagaaaagatttacgaggatgttgccaggaccagagggtgtgagctatagggggaggttgagtaggctgggtttctattccatggagcagagGAAGATGAGGGGAGTTCTTATagatgtatacaaaatcatgagaggaatagatcgggtaaatgcacagagtcttttgcccagagtaggggaatcgagaaccggacaacataggttcaaggtgaagtggaaaagatttaataggaatctgaggggtaactttttcacacaaatggtggtgggtgtgtggaacaagctgccagaggaggtagttgaggctggaactatcccctcgtttcagaaacagttagacaggtacatggataggacaggtttggagggatatggaccaaatgcaggcaagttggactagtgtagctgggacattgttggccggtgtgggcaagttgggccaaagggcttgtttccacactgtttcactctctgACTAACAGAAAATGAGCAAAACCAAAAGTGAAACGTTGGCATTAAAATGCAGTTTCCAGAAGGGTGAGAAATTAATCCTGTACcttcacagacactgcctgaccttgcTTCCAGTACTGTGACGTTTTGCTTCAAATTTCTAATGGCCAATATTGCTGATGTGAGTTAAATAGTAACCAGCTTTAAAGCTGGTAAGTTAAAATAAACATTCCACCAATTAACAAAATAATAGAAATGAAACGTTGTTAATGGTTTAGAGCTCCAGGAGTCAAAACAAACGcctcttcacacacacacacttgcaatgTTAATCCCCATCTTGTTAACAAACACACGCTCCCCTGCTCCTACATCCGCGCTTCACGTTCCTGCCCTGGCTGTAGGAGGCTGTGTTACCATAAGAGTGTCCTCTCGGTCGGTGTTGTCTGATAATGAACAGCCAGCACGCCGTTGCTCCTGGTCACAGTAGTCAGTCAGCCTTTGCTTTGAAATGTTTGCCCTTTTTGCGTGGGCGCCGGCCGGGAGCGGCGCCCAGTGTCACAAAGATGCTCTGTTGATGCGCCATGGCCAGCAGCAGACTCCCAGGACAGCTGCCTTGCAGACGGGAACGGCTCAGCTCAGGGCTTGTCTGTCCTTTACCCCCCACACCTCTTCAACGTCTGGGGTGTGTCCGCCTCCAGTCGGAGCGCTGCCCCCGCAGGCGGAGGGAGGTCCCCTGGGTGGCCGGACGGTGATGGAGAGAGCTGCACACCTCTGGGGTTTTGTGGCCGAAGCCTCCAGCCGTCCCTTCACAATAAGTGTCCCTTCAAGGGGGCTGGTGAGCGTGGGGACATCCCCGCTCGGCAAACCTCCGCTTGTTGTTCGTTGCGCCCTGGAACTTATACTCTCCTTGAGAACTGGTCATGTAGAACACGAGGTGGAGGTGTTTCCCGCACAGACTgcttctgcacactctccactcccTGCCACTCGGACCACCCACAGTGGTCCATTTTGTCATTGGGCAGTAGGGTGGGTGGTATTCCAAATAGAGGCCCCTACACGCGAGAACCCGCACTCCCTTTACACTGGAGATGTGGGGGTGGAAAGTGTTGCACAGAACATTGCTGTttttgccagtctgaagaagggttccaacccaaaaggtcacctgttccttttctccggagatgctgcctgacccctgagttgcTCCAAGCCTTTATGTCTAtttttggaataaaccagcatttgccgttccttcctacacacattgccactgtatgtttctttttttttcctcccctgatcagatgtgcagcactttggtcaacgtgggttgtttttaaatgtgctatacaaataaaattgacttgacttgacttaagttAGTTCACAGATTTTTAATTTGAAAATTTGAAATTTTGAAATTTCAGGAAGTTTTAGAGAATAAGAGCCTGTGAACACTGCACAATCTGAACCATTACCctatggaacacagaacagtacactaGAAGAAAAGCCCTTTGCTCACACAATATCCCTGCCAAATATGACGCCAAGtttaactaatctccactgcctccacatgacccatatccatccattACCTGTATGCCCATgtttctaaaagtctcttaaacaccattatcttaACTGCCTTCACTGCCATCCCTGTTCCAGCCACTCATGACTCAATGTTTAAAAAGCAGCCCTGCACATCTCTAGGACTGTCATATTATTGTCCTGcacaggactagggggactcagtCCCTCTTgtaactgggggagggggagcaagagtggagctgcagggtaccaagGAAACAGcagctctatctacttgtgttgctatgttcagggagctgtggacttgggcccccaagatccctctgtaaacaatgctgttaagggtcttgtcattacctcagcaattatgatcttacatggactttgttttggttgtacTACAGATTTCAattttgcaccattattgttattaatttattatattattgatatATATTGGTGCATTTACATTATTggactgcaaagctgcagcaagtaagaatttcattgttccattgccaatACATGACAATTAGACCAATTTTATCAGGGAGTACCAGGAAAGAGCAGCTTTTTTTTACCCCTACCCAACTTCCAAAGCAAGTAGTCTGACAGCATTCCAGGAAGATCTGCCTCTGGAAATCACACTTCAGTCATGAAGTCACAGAGCTCACTGCCACTACAATTAGGGTAGGAAGCAAAAA encodes:
- the LOC144593671 gene encoding protein FAM229B-like; protein product: MTGELTAVQSRRFLEAGDSLMSVERQGEAGAMLPRMGSTSDWEACSEILPSPHHGRQLRRCNGSHCLTITNVPIDVYVTMGRPSNLQCGQAS